In the genome of Thunnus thynnus chromosome 6, fThuThy2.1, whole genome shotgun sequence, the window TATTTCAGGCGCAATGCAGCGACTTGGAAGGTATTGACTCCGTTATGCATGAAATATCATCGGCTATTAATATATGAAACAGGAAAAAGTCTACAGAAATAATTGcttgtgtttacatttcagTTCAACAAGGTAAATACTAATTTAATACTTGagatgtgttcatgtgtaaTTTATTCTATTATTTAATCTTCCAGAATGCTGTCAGACATAATCTCAGCCTCCATAAATGCTTTGTACGTTTGGAAAACGTGAAGGGAGCTGTGTGGACGGTAGATGAGATTGAGTTCCACAGAAGAAGGCCCCAAAAGACTGCTGGTAATGGGTAGGTGTTCTTTGGACATAAagcctgtgtgttttcagatatTACTGGAAGTCAGATGCTTCACATCAAAGTACTTGACCTTGTAGCTGCACCTCATAAAGTGCACACAATATCTATACTGTAAACAAGTCTTTTGAGTTTCAAAGGCTATAAGTGTGCTACAAACAAAATCCAATTTGGCCAGTTTGCACAAGCAAATGGAAGGCTTTGCTAACAACGTGAAGTGCCTCGTTTGTTGCAGTTTGCACTGGCCTGCAAGCTGGACttccacatttttttccactgtcaGCAACTGgtcaaaaatgtcttgtttccgGTGTAATGTTCCGAAACAATGACTCAAATTTGCTGgccggctgtggctcaggaggtagaacgGGTCGTCCTTTAATCAGAGggttggtggtttgatccctGACTCCTGTTCTTTGCATGTCGacgtgtccttgggcaagacactgaaccccaaattgctcccgatggttACACCAGCACCCTGCGTGGTGGATTGCCAccatcggtgtgtgagtgtgtgtgaatgtgatgagTGAGCAtcagaaacattgtaaagaGCTTTAGATAAAAGGGCTATTATAAgcagccatttaccattttagcatcaaatttgTGTAGATTGTACAATACAAACCTGGAATCAAAGTGtgtacatttttagtttttcttggTGCCAACAGTTTGAGTTAGTTTCTATGCATGTCAGGCTCTCTGCTCCATTACTGCACATACTATATGCACGTTAGCTCCAAGAGTTGGTTGAAACGATGTCTccagctgactttttttttcttgttttaaaacaagaatcCAGTAAAAGGAGTCTTATGTTTTCCCCTTGGTGGCTACATACATCATATCGTGCTAAAAGGCTGAAATTCACCATCTTGACAAGTTGATGATCCATGTAGAAGGCATATTTGTagtcatagaaaaaaaaaagtaagatcAGACTGTTAATCAATTCTAATGTAACCCTTATTgatttatattgtattgttcATATCTTTTAAAGAGTATGTTTCACTGTTAACATTACAAGTGCCAGTGAATTTGGCTGAGGTTGCTCAAGCATTAGCAGAACAAGCTAACATCTGTAGCTTCTGTCAGAGCAGCTGGTCTCACTTTATTCCTCacacttttgctcttgtgtttttggtttttgaaaggctaaaaaaaaaaaaaaaacaccctccaaactctttagaaacaGAATATAACACTTACTACAGCCCCATGCCCACTGCTTGACGAGGCTCGACAGGCCTGCTGTGCCTAGTCACGGTTGCACAGCTATGATTGAACAATTACTGTTCGGGTAAGGGATTTAGCAAATGGCCAACTGCAAGTGCACCAAATTCTTTTCTTGGTATAAAGTCAGCACCAAACACTTATCTCAGGTCCTACAGATGTTGATACAAGATAAAATATAACCTGctattttctctctgcactAACAGATCTCTGCTGAAGAACTCTCAGAACCGCCAGGGCTTTGCTGGGTCTGCTCCCCAGGTAACAGAAATCTACTATTTCAAGCTCTGAATAGTGTATTATGAGTAATATGAGTCTGTTGCAGCGGACAGACAAAGATGAAAGGTGACAGTAATGTGTCACACTGTATCGTGCCCCAATACTAAATATTGCAGTAGTCTGAAAATGGCAACCACTCAGTCTACTATGTGTCACAGTATTATACACGTGACAGCTgtgaatgttgctttttttcagaGCGGTGGTGTGGACTGCAACAACTCCTTCTACAACCCAGCCACTATGGGAAGCATCCCGTTACACTCCCTGCCTCACGTTCTCCAGGAGCAGATGAACGGAGCCCTTGCCAACGGATCCGGATACCAAAGTGACAGCAGCGCGACTCAGTCCCCTCCACAAGCTTTGTAAGTGTCAGCTCCAGAGACCGAAACGGACTCCGCTACATTCCCCGACCTCTAGTGTATTTGACTCAGCTGTGATTTAATGTAATTATGTGATCACAAGTCCTAAttacaagtttgtttttttttgcatgtttatcAAACCAGCATcaaagaggagcaggaggatgaggagataTGTGAAAATTATCCCTATGAATCTCCGGAGAGCACAGATGAGCACGGCCACAGCCCAGAGATGAACCACGATGAAGACAACGGCAGCCCGGAGAGGCCTAACCTTCATCTGGATCGTGTGCCTTCTCTCTGACCGTGAGGTCCAAAGTTCTCCGATACGAGGCCACCTCACTCACAGCCTGTGTGACTTTGTATTCCAAAAGATTCCAAAAAACAACAGCTTCATCTGCGTAACCAAACACTCTCTtcttggggatttttttttttttttttttaatttatttatcagcatttcttattttttttgttcttaatCTAGCTTTTGATTCTTTCTGTACAGTAGAGTGAGATCACCAAAACACATATGTGATGAAACTGTTCAtgatttatctttattttatatctgtatACAGAAGGACCATGATGAGCAGAGAAGCCAAAGCAAAGGGAACATTAATAGTTAGCACTTCACAATGAAAAGTTACCCCTTCTGTGTAGCTACTTTATGCTATGTTAGGGCCACACTACCTGATTTTATTTTAGTAGTCATAATATATCAAACTTTGTAGAGGAAgttaaaatgttgctttaaaaaaaatgaaaatgttcactGCCAACATGATCTGATATATTTGTATTGAAGGTATAATCAGTTGATCAAAAGAATGTGTGACTTCTTTATACTTGTTGGTCTTTTTCACCCCCGCCACAAACATTGCTGAATTTGCTCTAATTGAGCTTGTAAGAGTAGAAAAAATAGATTTACCATTATTGTAAACCAATGCATCTCTATGAATAAATTCCTCATGATAAAtgtgtatactgtatttgtCTTTCATCTAGTTTAATGATTGCCTCAGCGGTACGCTTTCATTGTTGTTTCACATGATGGAAATATAACAGGGTGCAGTTTTGATAACAGCCCCACTTCTCTCGGTCAACAGTAATGACTTCTTAATGGAAGGTAATGGAGGAAAGCAAATGGTCTGGGTGGCCAACTTTCCACTGCGGTATTGTGGTATGTCCATTTTAACATCATAAATCCATGTGTGTGCTGTCAGTAGATGTGGAAACACAAGTGGTTTACAAAACCAGCGTGGTGTTAAAAGCGCCGGTTCAGGCAAGACGATAAATTGTGGTaagatcattttattttagtctCGTCTGTCGTCACTTGTTTAATATAAGTGTGTGATAAGTGGCTTTGCTTGACAGAGCTTTTATATTGAAGCCATAATTGAATGAATCTTGCATGCATTATGCCTTCATAGATTTGTATCTGTGCTGATTGGCAAGTATCGATCGACGTGGAGTGTGCTCAcaatgtgggtgtgtgcgtgaTGATTGGAGGTACTTGAGCTCAAACTCAAAGGGATTGTGGATGCAACGCTTTACTCTGTTGGATTATTTACCAGTACAGACAGGTAATATTTAAAGCAAATTATTGGGCAGCATTCATTTTGCAACCATATTAGTCTAATTTTAGAAGTAGAAGTATTTCCTGCATGATTATTATACTTAAAAAAACAGGATGTTGCAACAATTGTTTATTGCTGCCTGGGTTAGTCTTTGATTTAGAGGTTATTTAGGCTGTTATAAAGCTGTTTGCATTTTTCACTGCATGTTTATTCCCTCCTCTTTGTGCTGCATAAGATGACAACTCCCTCACAGTCTCCTGTGAATGATGTGGATTGTATCCAGCTTGAGAAAATAAGGGACCATGTCTCTGATGGTAGGTTTACTCAGTTTACTTTATGTCTGATATGGTTAAATACTGCTGGGATTAAGTTCACTGTATAAAAAGTGAGGTTAAAATGCTACAGTGATTTACCAGTGATACTGATGTGGTTCATGCCAAGAGTCAGTGGGAGAGTACATTTTCACACAGCACAGTATATATTTTCATCAGGCCTATTCAAAACAGGAAACTAGATCCAAATAAAAGCTTGCAAATCAATAATCCCTCCTCGCTAAAATTATATCGAGCAAACTTACTCCATGACGCACTTCAAGTCTCACCTCCCTGATATACTGCATGTTAATGGTGCActgaataattaaaactgaGGAAACTCCCACATAGACTGGGCTGGGTGTTTATACTATCAGATATCTATGTATAATGCAGTCAAGTCCAAAATCATTCCCTTATTGCTTGTATCATTCTTTTAAAGGGAACATGCCAGTAACAGGCTTTCCACCTAGAAAGACAATGGGCAAGTTGGTCAGTGAGGTACCCCGACTGAGCACCATCTCCGAGCAAGAGCTAGACAAGCCGGATATTGATCCCAGCTCCCATGATCCCCTTGGTGGCAGTGAATGGGGTGGATCCACTTTCTCCATGTGTTCTGACAAGTTTAAGAACAGCAGCAGCCGTTTTTCCTCTGATGACTCATACCAGCCAGACACCGGAGGTATTGTTTAAGTGCTCTGAGCCATTGTTGATATTGTAATAACACTGATCAGCCCTGATACTGTAGTGTTAATCATTAACAAGGTTAAGAAGTGGTGTAGTTGCTTTGTGGTCACACTGGATGTTACTTTCAGTGGGTATAATTTCAGACTAAGCAATTTACTCCCAGTTTTGATCTTCTTTTGTTCTACCTTGTCACTTCCACCAGATGACTGTGCAGGACTTCTGCTTGCTTGTCTGCATTGTCGTTTCTATGAGTTAATGGTCCTGCTACCGGATACATGTGAGAGAGCTGTGAGCCGCTGTTTCCCCTCATTCAAATACATCACGGCTTCCAGTGAGATGGACCAGCAGGGAAAAGATGGCTTGAGCTCCAAGCTGGATGTGGACTGTAATTGCTGCAGTTCTTGTCGGGACATATCAGATCTTCTAGAGCTGGCCATGGAGGTATCAGAGATGTGCTATCGCTGAGAAGGCCCCTATTTGTATTTAACCTTTGCCCTGCACACACGATGAGTTCACttcaaacaaaatcacaaagtcTTCCTCTATAGACAAATGCTTAAAATGCAGCATTACAATTGGATTTCATTGCTCTCTTGGGCTGCAAATTCAGTCactgtatgtaaaacaaaaaatgtaatctttctttttctgtttgagtcataaggaaatgtgcatggTTTATAGGGTGTGTGCTTCAACAGGCAACTACTGCCACCTGTTGAAACAGTGTAGAGTTGGTTGTtataataaaagaagaaaatagcCCTCAGAGTGGTATGCGTCTATGTGTCAGCCTTCTTGTTCTTACAGCCACACTTACCACAGAGCAAAGTAATAAAACACCAACATGCAGAGAGTCATGGTCATGTCCGCTTCATTGATATCCTGTGCGTTTCTTGCGTTATTCCACAAGGCATGTCAGAGTAGGCTGAAGACATTTGGGAGACGGGGAACATGCCTTCAAATAACAACTGCAGCCTTCCACAACAAACTCAGTTAAATCTGGTACAAGTGAAGGGAACATGGATCCGACAAACTGAACAGTGCCAGCTGGCAGAGGGAAAGTTATCCGATGCTAAAATGTGAGTAATGAATGGAGCtagatattattatatttctattaatATCTATACATTAATAGATATTATTCCAACAAGATTATTCTTGTAATTTATTGTAAGAGATCATTCCATAGTATGTACTATTTTGTCAGGTAACCTGCCAACATTAATGGATTTATATACTCAAAAGTAATATGAATTAATTTATTCTGGGTGttacacaaattaaataacagCCCACTGATGTGCAACACTCCTATAGTAATTACCTCTGCctacaatatgtttttatttataatttgttCATGTTCATTGCTTGTAATGTACTATATGTTTACTGCACAGTATACTCCATGGTTACACTGTATGTTCATTGGTATGTTCAGTGGACTGTGGAGGTGAAATACCTTTCTATTTTAGGCTGAGGACACTCACGTGTGCAACATGTAgagcagtggtggaggaagtagtcaggaaggataggttcacaatttttcaagtctgtcctaaaacaatagtgtccaaatgaacactgacacgtGTTTTTCCTGTAATCATTCCtattgttcatactgaccattaagatATCCTCTAGTGATGCACTTTCATTGTatatgatgggggacaaaatgcAAAGTCCTCCttccatgcaaaaatgtatttaaaagtttgactGAAGCTAATAGGAGGtttcagctgtgttttaaaGTTGCTTTACCAGCCTAATTCCCTCAattttgttacaatccttccactgcagctgaacagagaAACATTGTCcatcgagacacaaagagggaattttttactaaaaaggtTGTAACTGTGggagatatccactttatttgactaatttagacgagtgaagcctcatattatcttcacttttaaatacatttttgctcaaaacgtggactgtggattttgtctcccatcacatacattgtaagtgcattttgaggggatcttctaatggtcagtatgaacaggaagaatcattacagcaagcaaaccctatttcagtgtttatatgggcatctgactgttgttttaagacagacttgacaaAGTGTGAACCTACCCttgaagtaaaagtagcaatacaacGCTACAAAAGTACTGCACTGAAAATCTAACtaaagtattagcagcaaaatgtacttaaagaaTCTTATTAGCCCAGTATGCAAGGAATTTGACTGCAGTTTCTAGTGGCTCTTAATACACTGTTAATTCAGCTGAACTAAtataattaaacataaacatgtgaCTATCATGTACAATCAAGTAGGTGAAAAAACAAACGGTCAACAACATATACAGGTCAAACAATTTCTGTAAACTGTTAACAAGGATAAAAGTAGTACAAATGTGCGCTGAATTAAATATTGAATAGGTAAAGGAATAAGATActttatgtacatacagtagctgGTTATGCAACGTATATGcctgttattattattcatgtattAGCATATAAGCAAGACTTTAACATTTATTTGGTCAAGATGGGGCTAATTTTCACTTCTTTATATGGGTGGTTgaatctataacaatgcattAAGTTGATCATAAATTTTGTATTTAGTACAGTAGAACTGTTAAATAAATCAACAACTTGACGCCGATAAAACTTTGACATGAAGCTATATCATAAcctatttattattgtttttctccctctctgttgttttattgtaaacaaTCTCCAGCTATGAGAACAAGTCAGAACATGGAGTTTCCTGGACAGTCGTCAGCCCCATTGTATTCACCTACAGAGTCATTCAGTGCAAAAACATACTGGATCCCAGAAATGACACATTGCTCTGGGGTCATATAGGAGATGAAGACCTTAAAGGCACCATAAGTAACTCCAATCCTGTTAAGCGTTTTGTTGTCATCGATGACACTGTTAATCAGCTGTACGGCTCCCAAGTCACCCAGTACTTTGAGGCCAGAAAAGTTGTTTACAAAATTCTCCCGCTGCCCACCACTGAAGAGAACAAGTGTATGGAGTTAGTGACCAAGATCCTGGAGGAAGTTCATAAGTTTAGTATTGACAGGCGCTCTGAGCCAATCATAGCCATCGGTGGTGGGGTTTGTCTGGATGTGGTGGGTTTGGCAGCATCTCTCTATCGCCGGAGGACTCCATATATTCGAGTGCCGACCACTTTTCTTTCCTACATTGATGCCAGTGTCGGCGCAAAAACAGGGGTCAACTTTGCAGGTGGCAAAAACAAGCTGGGGAGTTACGTCCCACCAGTGGCCACGTTCTTAGATCGCTCATTCTTCCAAACTCTCCCACTGCGTCAGATCTCTAATGGGATGGCAGAGATGTTGAAGGTCCTTTTCGCTGCATGATCTTTGATGCAGAGAGTGATTTTTCTGATGGTCTTGCATGTGGTAGCCTGTGAAGGACCAAGTGTATACAATTCACCTTACTGCCAACCATTTTTGAAAGCatgttttttgattaatttcctgATTTCTAGGTAGATATGCGGTAGGTTACTGTTTATACTGGTATGGTAGAAAAAATAATGTGCTGAGACTAGAATTATTTTATTGTGCAAGCAGGGACCAACTTTCTTGTTAGTGCATTTAGGCTCAGATATAATATACCTGACAGGCAAGCATTGACAAGCGACATTGtcaagaaatgaaaaaacaaaaataaacccaaaagaaatagtaaaaaaaaaaatactgtgtattttgttctttcttctATTGAATATTCATTAGTTGTGAGAATAAGCTCCATAAGtgcacataatataataatttgtGCACACAAGCTATTATCTTGTTTGCACAAGATTAAAAGACATCTTTCAGGCCTTCAGGCACTCCTGAAGGTTGCAGTAAGCACTTGAAAGCACCGAGCAGGAAGACACAGTTAAAGCAGTCCCTTCTTGTAAGtgtgttaaaataaatttaagcaattaaatgagatgaataattTCAAGTGTATTCAAGCTGATTTTCATATTGTACTGTTCAAAAAGTGctgtgcaaaaaacaaacaaacaaaaaaaccccaaaacaaaacacttgttTGCTGAAAGCTAACTGAGCTGACTCCTCAAGGTACAACTTTCCAAACATAGAGCTGTTAACTGTCTCACAACAACCTCAGTTTAGAAACACTCCagtttttttgtggtttttgtagACCTTTCACTTCACTGAGCGTTACTGAATGGACTTAAACTCATACCAgatatctctctttttctaaaCAGGCTGTTACATGTTGTATAATTATTCCTCTACAGCCGAAGCTTCTTTGAACCTCCATGC includes:
- the LOC137184817 gene encoding myoD family inhibitor domain-containing protein 2-like; translation: MTTPSQSPVNDVDCIQLEKIRDHVSDGNMPVTGFPPRKTMGKLVSEVPRLSTISEQELDKPDIDPSSHDPLGGSEWGGSTFSMCSDKFKNSSSRFSSDDSYQPDTGDDCAGLLLACLHCRFYELMVLLPDTCERAVSRCFPSFKYITASSEMDQQGKDGLSSKLDVDCNCCSSCRDISDLLELAMEVSEMCYR
- the LOC137184816 gene encoding 2-epi-5-epi-valiolone synthase-like translates to MPSNNNCSLPQQTQLNLVQVKGTWIRQTEQCQLAEGKLSDAKIYENKSEHGVSWTVVSPIVFTYRVIQCKNILDPRNDTLLWGHIGDEDLKGTISNSNPVKRFVVIDDTVNQLYGSQVTQYFEARKVVYKILPLPTTEENKCMELVTKILEEVHKFSIDRRSEPIIAIGGGVCLDVVGLAASLYRRRTPYIRVPTTFLSYIDASVGAKTGVNFAGGKNKLGSYVPPVATFLDRSFFQTLPLRQISNGMAEMLKMALMKHRGLFELLEAEGRKLLHTKLQSCESSNNPEQEDSATASTRIAIETMLEELAPNLWEDDLDRLVDFGHLISPELEMRVLPALLHGEAVNIDMSLMVYVAHQRGLLTAEEKGRIIQCMQGLELPVWHQDCSLDLVRKSLSERLKHSAGSLRMPLPTGLGCAEIFHEMIEDNILCQAYQKWTDELSSSGNK